The following coding sequences lie in one Leptospira mtsangambouensis genomic window:
- a CDS encoding LIC10124 family lipoprotein — MRYVYLPVLCFLVGYCSSVTKIETLNRSFTKPKFVTPLPGESEPLPSGRDYKERLVNKSTPHFSLLWKQVPEGFSKSDLLLLEEKVLFPHSKLGLYKKAPKDTDPKFSESSDLDLLLELTLTKNAERLSVEVQYKDPVLSQNYGKAIFVYQEEKEPVVKSLKTFDVFHGKRQLQPLTGSVPSYFAEVSSPSDDDLRSYFTSSLRGNVSVFSTSPGTTIYLDGVEVGKAPLLSYQLINGKHSLSFAKPGKDPVKRNILIRAGKTTRVFQEWSDDISQGTIVISSFPPGLDIVVDGQKKGKTQYAESGVPYGSYPIQFIRTQNGSHFEYAKAGIKIRPKQITSIALPISLEDGVGWESEEFWNLTSASPNFSATFPGKLTFAKNKDLPTGWYGVYSEDLIPDYLEAELVLDLVKDLNGAVGLSFTDHNQNAILVYVDKTDFHIIKFSSEEKEAPVRSSYRWDKEDELKGRSVKLSTDIEKKMIRLSLGNKMVEELPWNFETFWNIGVLTPHNAPITGTPLRGVKIRYPDMVKFEERLQK; from the coding sequence CACCTCTTCCAGGTGAATCGGAACCCCTTCCTTCGGGTAGAGATTACAAAGAACGACTGGTAAATAAATCCACTCCACATTTTTCACTCCTCTGGAAACAAGTTCCAGAGGGGTTTTCCAAATCCGATTTATTGTTATTAGAAGAGAAAGTTCTTTTCCCTCACAGCAAACTGGGGTTATATAAAAAAGCTCCCAAAGATACTGATCCCAAATTTTCCGAATCCTCTGACTTGGATTTATTATTAGAGTTAACACTTACTAAGAATGCGGAAAGACTTTCCGTTGAGGTACAATACAAAGATCCAGTTCTTTCACAAAACTATGGAAAGGCGATTTTTGTTTACCAAGAAGAAAAAGAACCAGTTGTTAAGTCCTTAAAAACATTTGATGTGTTTCATGGCAAAAGACAACTCCAACCTTTAACAGGAAGTGTACCTTCCTATTTTGCTGAAGTTTCCTCTCCTTCGGATGATGACCTTCGTTCTTACTTTACTTCTTCCTTACGAGGAAATGTTTCTGTATTCTCCACTTCTCCGGGAACCACAATTTATTTGGATGGAGTCGAAGTTGGTAAGGCTCCCTTACTTTCTTACCAACTCATCAATGGAAAACATTCCCTCTCTTTTGCAAAACCTGGCAAAGATCCAGTAAAACGAAATATCTTAATTCGTGCAGGAAAAACAACTCGTGTGTTCCAAGAATGGAGTGATGATATTTCCCAAGGAACCATTGTGATCTCCAGTTTTCCTCCAGGGCTCGATATTGTAGTCGATGGTCAGAAAAAAGGAAAAACACAATATGCGGAATCGGGTGTACCTTACGGGAGTTATCCGATCCAATTCATCCGAACACAAAATGGTTCCCATTTTGAATATGCAAAAGCGGGAATAAAAATTAGACCCAAACAAATTACTTCCATTGCATTGCCCATTTCCCTAGAGGACGGCGTGGGTTGGGAATCAGAAGAGTTTTGGAACCTCACTTCGGCATCTCCGAACTTTTCTGCAACTTTCCCTGGCAAACTTACTTTTGCTAAAAACAAAGACCTTCCTACCGGCTGGTATGGAGTGTATTCCGAGGACCTTATTCCTGATTATTTAGAAGCAGAACTTGTGTTAGATCTTGTGAAAGATTTGAACGGTGCTGTTGGTCTTTCTTTTACAGACCACAATCAAAATGCCATTTTAGTTTACGTGGATAAAACAGATTTTCATATTATCAAATTTTCTTCGGAAGAAAAGGAAGCTCCTGTTCGTTCTTCTTATCGCTGGGACAAAGAAGATGAACTCAAAGGAAGATCTGTAAAACTTTCCACTGATATCGAAAAGAAAATGATTCGGTTGTCCTTAGGGAATAAAATGGTAGAAGAACTTCCGTGGAATTTTGAAACGTTTTGGAATATAGGCGTATTAACCCCACATAACGCTCCTATTACGGGCACACCCCTTCGCGGTGTAAAAATACGATATCCTGATATGGTTAAGTTTGAGGAAAGGCTCCAAAAATGA